The region TCTTTATTTTTTCCTAACATCTCCAAAAAGGATGGAAGGGGTAAGGATAGGATCAAAGTTACTGTTAACCTTTATAACTATGACCTTATAGTATACTATCCTTCcggaaaatacataaataaaattatcagATGGTTTTTAAATTACGAACTGGATCTTAAGAAAAAACTTTCCAATTATCATTTATAATGAATTACAATTAAAATTGCTTCAAAACAATTATACACAACATGACGAGAAATGAAATCATATTGGTACATTTTTAATGTACTTATAACCAAACTTAtcaaatattttgttatttttaagaaCAAATTGAATTGTCAGTTTAGTAGAACTTACCATAGCTTCCATACCCCTGAGTAGCTGCTGCAGGTTGGACATTGTAACTGCTACCCCACTGATGATGTGGTGGTGGTGGAATTTGTTGTTGTTGTGGAGGACCAGGAGGCGCACCCCAACCTTGAGAATTATATTGAGTAGTGTATCCAGCAGCATATCCGCCAGTCTGAGGACTGGTACCCCAACCTTGATACTGCTGCATCATGTTTCCTGGTGGACCCATTGGACCCCCCATCATAGGTCCACCCATTTGTCCATTTGGACCACCCATAGGTCCCATATTCCCGGCCATACCCATTGGAGGCCCACCTTGTTGAGGTGGTCCCCATTGACCTTGATGGCTGTCATTCATTTTGCTGGAAGAATCTCGTGGTTCTGCACGTTTGATTTCAACCTGTAATCAAAAAATCGGGACGATCTATATGAAACACAACACTCTTATTATCCACCttctataattgaaattaatatgaGATAAATAGGATTTCAACCTTGATCGAATATAAATAATCCTATTTAtatcttaatttttatttttctttctcttttgtgAGCATATGATTAAACCTTTGGAACTCGCCAAGTCTTACATCGATTCTAAAGTATATTCTAATTTTTGACTTGCCATATAACGCATATATATACGATATTCTAAACCTTTCACTCTTTTAAATTGATACTTACATATTAAGGACTAAACATACAATAGTTAAGAGTAACATAATATGAGAAAAttgtgtaaaataaaataagtacTATAACTAACGTGATTATGTAAAACTATGCGGTACATAACAATAAATTATCGTTAACACATACATTCgtacttattattattttacattacaataatctaatgatatataatatatactagtGTGTAGGTATGCTATACCTGTTTTCCATTTAAGTTGACGAAATGCTCCGCTACGCATCGGTCCACTGCGTCTTCATCCTCGAAGCTGAGAAAGCCAAATCCTATCGTCCAAACGTGAGAGTATATCAAAAGGTGCCCCATACATTTATACAACAAATACATTTCCTTTATATATAATCCCAAccttctcaatttttgtcatcATACCATTAGCAttacattttattcttttttgcatattttatttgtacaaaTTGATCATTACATCAATTATCCTTTATGATATTAATGATAATGATTACGAGTATGATTTGGAAAAAcatatctttatagtattttaCACGTAATTTTTTGGTATCAATTGGAACATGCATCTTtcaaaattttgtaaatatttattgtacaGAAGAAGTTCATATAGTATGTATTTTGAATATTCATAAACTTAAAATACTTAATCTAGTAAATTTATGATGGCTGATTTAAAGAAGCTTCTTAGATTTCTATTGAatgctacaaaaaatattcacATATTTTGAATGATTATAACGATgctaattttcttttttattattaggaAAAAATTTTGCTTACAGAATAATTTGTCACCACATAAGATTATCTACTAATCTTGTTAAATAAACACATATCTCAATTGTAAAGGAATATATCTTGTTAGAAAGATATTATGCATAAAAAAAAGGTTTATTTGTTGTCCTCACAAAATTTATTAACTTCTTGAATGCAGCCACCAAAAATGAATATATAAAGAATAAAGAAGTAATATACCTATATCTGAGTATTGAACAGTTActacatattaaaatataaaaatatcagtattaagataaaaaattttcaagtaaaaagactactgaaataaataatattctactttatgtaaatatatatgttataaactgtaaactatacgtaattttttatacacatatgatattaagaataaatataactaaatcatttattatttaatgaatAATAAGTGggtaatagtaataaaaaatcgAATTTACAGCGTATCTTACTAGTAGCTTAACTTGACTTAAGTTATGTACATTTTAACTTATGTACTTAATAACCTGATAGTCTTAagctattcttaatagaacttagCCAAAATcacaatatatatttaatgtaatttaatATAACATAAAGTATCTTAACGTTTTTTAAGGTAAGACAAGGCGAATTATTAAGAGTAGCAAAGTAGGATAAGAATACTATGTAAATAACTATGCATAATGCACTGAGTTTTATATATAAGtacttaaaatatttcataaatatgtattgaaaacaaataatattaattaagaaGACTGTGAGTCAGGATGTATTAATCATAATTATTAAAGGAAGCAAAAGCAGGGTCTTTAAAAAAGGGTAATCAAGCAGAGGAAGTTTAATGACCACAAATTATTAACTGACTTTAAGCACAAAATCATATTactcaaatatatattaattaattattatctttAATGTTTACGCTTATTTTCTTTCGTCTTTTTATATGTTAAAACtagataaaattttaatattgtattttaagtaatgGGTGTGCTGCATTCAAGTCAGAATTTTTGATTTCTTACAAAATATCATACCCATATgcacatatttatttttttatgttaCTATAATGTGTATATCAAATTATATCAAAAACATGTTAATGAAAAAAACTTATTTCAAGAATTCTGACTGTACTTTCGGACTCATAATAAACAAGATGATGATATCCAAATATTTATAAAGTACATTGTTGACCATGGTTCCCATTatattaaaaaaggaaattCTCTTATAAGTGCAAAATATCATTAGATAAAATGATATCttgaatattattaatataataaatggaAACCATTTCAAACAATGCCAATTTAGATATATACATGTAATTATCTCATCGTACTCACCTCtcgatttcttcttttcttgatCATACATTATGACAACCTCCATAACTTTACCAAAACGGGTAAAGAATGACCTCAAATCTGTTTCAGTCACGTTACTTGGTAAGCCACCAAGGAAAACTTTTGGAAAGCCTCCACTACGTTTCGGCTTTTGCTGAGTGCGTGGATTACATGGTTTTGGGTCAATCTGTAATAGACACATAAACAATAGgcataaataaatttgttatattaaattatatcatttttagaaacatttatattatttttattttattaaataaactaatACTAACTGTACGCCCATCAAGTTGATGCGGTCCATTCTGAAGAACTAATGGAACATTAGCTGGATCACTAAATGTTACGAATCCAAATCCACGGCTGCGTCCAGATTCACTATTTTTCATAACAACACAGTCAATTACTTCACCATAACGGCCAAAGTAGCGTTGAAGATTTTCTTGTGTTGTCTCCCACGACAAACCACCAACAAACAGCTTTCTACagcaaaaaatttaaaaaaagttattaatataatcatataattaatacaatctAAAAAAAGGTTTTCAAGGCAAGTTACAATTAACGagaataaacaaatatttcgaataaaataactactggaatacaatttttataacaGATTATATAACGAAAAAAATttcgagaaagatattgtacgaaatatatctaatatctaggttatttaatataataaataatggaaaacaaaaaatgatatctgcatttcatatatattcacttcatattttatatttatatatatgtatatatatatatacatatatatattaataacatatattaattatatatataatatatatattaataatatatatattatattacgatatatacatatatatatatatatatatatataaaagtacaTAACATGTATTACAAAACCATTTGTCAATAACTTGTTCATTCCGACAATAATTCATAACATTAACGTATCTCACGATGCAATTTTCctcaataataaaaattctcgGAAAAATCGGTATATAATACACGAATTAGCACGTATCTAACAATAATCGTAATTAGTGAAGCATGTTCGAAGAAAGTCATGTAGCGAGGGAGTATTGAAATACTTCGATCTTTCAGGATATAGAGCATAAAAATAGAGAATCTAGAGCTAAAGGATGTAATGAGCGACGATGCAGTAGCATACTTTCACACCGAAATAATATATAGAAAATGTACGATATCCCTTAGCTACCATACTCATAATCAACGATATCTCCAAAACGGCACTATCTAAATGACTAAGAGTGCCGGGTCGTGCACGAGAAGAACATTAGGCAAGACCGGCATCGGCGAATTATTCCTCTCTCACGAAATGCTACATATCCCAGTCGCTTATTGCTATGGGGGAAAAAGGTTGGCCTCGCGTATCATGGAAATCATATACAAATAGCAGAAGTTAAAGACGTTTTACGTTGTGCGGATAAGGAATTGAGCTCGAGATCAAGAAAACATTATGAGGAAATGTGAAATACGAAGTAACTGCAATACGCAAATGGAGATCCCACGCAATAAACCCGACAGCCCGTGAACGCGTCGATCGAAAATTCTTGCATAAAAAATAACTTCAAATGGTTGCTAATACACAATTCAAACTTACCCCTTTTCGTCGTCGTCCATTTCGGTCTTCACTCTCATAATATTTCACTTAAAACTACGAGAATGTTGTTAATATTAGGGCGCGAATGGGAATATGGCACGATGCTTAACGCGGACGAGGCTAATGGCTCCCTACGATGAACGCGACGTCGAGAACAGAATGTAAACGTAACGAAGCGACTCGCGTCACTTCCGTTAATGACTAGTCAAATCAGCAATCGTATTCATTGGCGCCTCAGTGGTGTGCCTAGCGGAGCAATACTCCCTCTGCAATACAAGTCTTAAActacattttattttcattaaataattcACGTTTTAACTAACAGTTTTTTTTCCTAAATAAATGACACGCATTTATGAAAATTAATGGATATTTCTCTTATTAAGGAAACAAATTATAGTTAAAATTTTGTACCGATTAAAGTCTCGTTGTAAGATTTTGGTTATTACAATCCTGAAGAAAATATTATACGAGTTCAATGAATTCAATATGCAAGTAAAAAATTAATGGAATgatcaataaaattttttttatattggtaATAGATAAATAGGAAATATGTCGGAATAAATATACCAGTTGAATGCAGTAGTGCTTCTGGGTTCAACGATCTATCGTCACATAGCTCCCGCCATTTTGTCCTCCAACTGGCGGGAAATTTTAAATTGACTGTAATTTATCAACGCATTGAAGATACGCTACGTATACAGAGAAAATTGAACCCTCTTTTTTTAATCGTGAGAACGTGCCCGCCCGCATGAAAAAAATGTATCTACATCACAAACTATCGTATATCTATCGCAAATTCACAGCTTTATCAGATAAAATATACTAATTTCCTTCCTACATAAAATGCAATCTTCTAGTTATTGCATAATGTATAAGAAACCGTGCATTGTGCAACGTATTAGTGTTTATACCAATATTAATTTCATGAATAACTCAGGTAGAACGATGGTTTTATTCAAATCTGTGTAATCTCTTGCGTTAGTACGTGAAATCTAATTAAACACATTTTGCTTGAATTTAAAGTCAAACATCATGTTCGAGATGCATACCAAAAACaacaaattaaatatataaatcacaCTTACATATGATGCAATGCAAAAATAATTTCAtgcattttttttatctttccgGACAAATTATTTGCATTGCATCATATCGAATCTTTTATCTGATAAACTGCGATAATGTAAAACAAGCAAAACCGAACGATCATCAAAGCAATCGTTAGCCTCcggatatttttaaaaatgtatacTTTGAATTTTTGTTTAAGTATTTAATGTTACGTCATTACGAAAAAAGAACACGTGTTCATTCGAAAGGAGCTGATCAAATAAATTTCACTAGAGGATAGAAGTAACAGATTCTAAACATCCAAGACATGAACAGTTAAAGACTTATGCCGATACTGTTACTTTTTCAAATATGTGCCTAGATACGTTTTCACCCTCTTTTCCATCCTACACGTCGTCAAAGATCACGTTTCTCCGAACGCAATAAAGCATATTCGTCGACCAAAAACCATAACGAAGATGGCCTAAACTAGAGGTTATCACATGTGTAAAATTCGAGGGATTGGTTCCTCTTTCTCCGCTGCTTTCCGGCCCGGAGGATATCCACGAAGCggctaaaaataaaattatttaacccGTCTCTTCACGAGCAAACTTTCCTCTTTCGACTGATTCATCCGGTCTAGACTTCACTGCAATCATTTGAATCATCATAGAACTAGCGTTATCCAATCGCTTCAATTCCACAGTTCGCCTTGATCAACGATAGTGAAATAAGCAGCTATCAAAATTAAACGAATGAAAGTACATATTAAAATACCAGCTTAAAATATAGATAACCAAATGTCATTGTAAATAATCGCGTGTCGCTAGCCAATCTTTTTGAAATTCTCATAGTACACCTACGTCTACGGTTTGCGTCTTAATCCGATCGTTCCGCTCGAGCAAAGCTCGAGCATGGCGaatggaagataatataaaattcacGAAGCGTAAAGGTAGTTCAATTCGCTTCTATTTCGACGGAAGTTCCTGCTTTACGGACACGATGCTATAGTGTGTCAGCTTCGACTGTTCTTACTAGTCGGCGCTTAGTAATATTCGTTGTGTGCTACTTTCTAGCACGCGACGATCGCGTAGGCGTTGGCtacatacataatttattttacgCATCTAGTTACACAATACGTTAACCAGATATACTCATATACACATGTCCTCTCTTGGCGCTCATCGAGAGTAAACAAACGTCCCGTTTGCCGACAATCGAAGGCGCGTGGTACTGAATGTATCGTATTTACATGACAATAAATACTCCAGCAATCGGTTTTAATTTCGTATTTAGAATCACTCTGACGATACCAAGAACGATAAGGCTACTTTATCTTTGATAAAGTTATTCCTACATGTTTGCTATAGTGTACGCTATAGACAGCGACATAGACAGTACGTTTTATATGAAAAAAGGTGCAAATTGACAGTGTATCTCTTAGCTGTCACGATTCTTGTGAaaaattttgttcatttttcTTCTAAAGATGTCACCGTCTCAAggtgtataacgttctacagaTAAGAGTACTTTTAGAGGGTCACGAGTTCTAAATTTAGACCCTGTATGTGTTCGACCGTACCGTTTGCTccaaaatttaattaatcacGTCTATATCGATAACCGACCATCCATTAAAAATAGAAGCTACCACGACGAGATTAAACAATTCAATGTCTGTTCTATATAGAAGTAAAACAATTTTACAGTTCACTTCTTGTCATGGAACCCGCGCACAAACCTCGCCACGAATACTTGGGCAAGATAATATATCTCGCAAGTTTCTGgtcgtattaaaaaatatttagcaGGAAACTCGTTTAAGGAATGCTTACCACAGGTTCTTACATAATTTTTCACATCCCCACTTTAAGAGTCGCGCACATGCCTCTAAAAATGTTAAAGAATTCAGCTAGCATCGAAAATCATACGCGTCATTGTCAGAAAAGGAGAAGGAAAGGAATCCTCCGAATCGGAATCTGTCGAAAGTAGCCGAGGTCAGGAGCAGAGAGTGAAGCCTGCGTATCGACTCATTTCCATCGTATCTGAACGAAAAGTTTCTGCCTCGTCGCTTGAAAAGCTTTAGTATACCCCAGCAAGCCGATCAGGCTGGTTCTAGCTTGACTGCTTGTTGCCCGACAACTGCTTGCCCGACTGTCTGATTGCTACTAGCCAGCTCGTCTCGTTCAGTCGCTGCTCCGACATCCTGCTCGCAACACGACCGCGGTCGGTGCCAGTGCGGTGTATTCCGTGGGCCTTTCCACGTTTCTCTCGTCATCTCACGGGTTACGGTTTCTGTCATGCCGTGGCGGATACAGCGAGGCCGTAACACGGCTTTTTTCGGCGTCAGATAGACCCACGTGTACACGCTCAACGTGAAGCCCATCAGCCGGGTAGACGACGAGCACGAAGAAGAGTAAGTTGCCTCGGGAGACAAGATACACGCATCCGCGAGCGATGATCAGTGATTAACGGAGATTTGCTTGTTACTTCTCTTAATAGGAATACGCGAACAACATTGGTAATTTGAATGGTGAAATGTCGAGGAAGATATAACGTGGAACAATCTGAGTTTTTTTCGGTGGAATAGTGATCGTGAAAAAGTCTCGTCGGCGGGCGAAAAGGAATATTAACCGAAGGTGAAATTTTGATTTCCtgatgaaatttgaaatttcatttgccGGTTGGCTTACGTAAGTGCTTTCGCGTTTAACAAATTACGATGCCAGCAGGACAAAAGATATTTGTTTAGATGATCGAGTTGTCGTTTAACGAGATTGTTCAGCCGTGAACTAGGATCGTTCCTTTCGTTATTATCGTGCTCTCGGACTCGAAAAGTCGATGACTCTTGGAGACTTCCACCGGTTGATCGAACAGGCTCAGATTGTCTTCGATTCGAGTCACGATCACGTTGAATCTAGTCGTCTAACGTGTCTTTGTTCCGGTGATTCTGCGTCTTGAACGAGTCTCGATGTCTGTGGGAACAATTAGCGGAGGCCTCGTTCCAGTAACAGCTTTTAATGGATGGGTCAGGTCAGTCTTTCGAAAATACCATCGTTCCGAAGTTCATGAACATCGACAGTCACGAGAATCTTTGATCACAACATGATTTTACTCGGTCAACCACTTTATTCTGACTCATCAAGAAATGTATGCAAATCTATCATGAAGATGCGATTAAAATTAACA is a window of Bombus affinis isolate iyBomAffi1 chromosome 12, iyBomAffi1.2, whole genome shotgun sequence DNA encoding:
- the LOC126922564 gene encoding heterogeneous nuclear ribonucleoprotein 27C-like isoform X3 — encoded protein: MRVKTEMDDDEKGKLFVGGLSWETTQENLQRYFGRYGEVIDCVVMKNSESGRSRGFGFVTFSDPANVPLVLQNGPHQLDGRTIDPKPCNPRTQQKPKRSGGFPKVFLGGLPSNVTETDLRSFFTRFGKVMEVVIMYDQEKKKSRGFGFLSFEDEDAVDRCVAEHFVNLNGKQVEIKRAEPRDSSSKMNDSHQGQWGPPQQGGPPMGMAGNMGPMGGPNGQMGGPMMGGPMGPPGNMMQQYQGWGTSPQTGGYAAGYTTQYNSQGWGAPPGPPQQQQIPPPPHHQWGSSYNVQPAAATQGYGSYGGPAAAASGGYGPTAGTGGAAGGGPGGSWNSWNMAQNGPPPGTQPPPQPPQPNSSQPNSNSNPSGPQGDMYSRQTTGSGAPGSSSSSAKTPDYTGYSAYGNYADTSYPQRSYQGGESNQGSLFPRRPVHFTDWMTRGLWT
- the LOC126922564 gene encoding heterogeneous nuclear ribonucleoprotein 27C-like isoform X5 is translated as MRVKTEMDDDEKGKLFVGGLSWETTQENLQRYFGRYGEVIDCVVMKNSESGRSRGFGFVTFSDPANVPLVLQNGPHQLDGRTIDPKPCNPRTQQKPKRSGGFPKVFLGGLPSNVTETDLRSFFTRFGKVMEVVIMYDQEKKKSRGFGFLSFEDEDAVDRCVAEHFVNLNGKQVEIKRAEPRDSSSKMNDSHQGQWGPPQQGGPPMGMAGNMGPMGGPNGQMGGPMMGGPMGPPGNMMQQYQGWGTSPQTGGYAAGYTTQYNSQGWGAPPGPPQQQQIPPPPHHQWGSSYNVQPAAATQGYGSYGGPAAAASGGYGPTAGTGGAAGGGPGGSWNSWNMAQNGPPPGTQPPPQPPQPNSSQPNSNSNPSGPQGDMYSRQTTGSGAPGSSSSSAKTPDYTGYSAYGNYADTSYPQRSYQGGESNQVGERGISRTTVSEQ
- the LOC126922564 gene encoding heterogeneous nuclear ribonucleoprotein 27C-like isoform X6, which produces MRVKTEMDDDEKGKLFVGGLSWETTQENLQRYFGRYGEVIDCVVMKNSESGRSRGFGFVTFSDPANVPLVLQNGPHQLDGRTIDPKPCNPRTQQKPKRSGGFPKVFLGGLPSNVTETDLRSFFTRFGKVMEVVIMYDQEKKKSRGFGFLSFEDEDAVDRCVAEHFVNLNGKQVEIKRAEPRDSSSKMNDSHQGQWGPPQQGGPPMGMAGNMGPMGGPNGQMGGPMMGGPMGPPGNMMQQYQGWGTSPQTGGYAAGYTTQYNSQGWGAPPGPPQQQQIPPPPHHQWGSSYNVQPAAATQGYGSYGDMYSRQTTGSGAPGSSSSSAKTPDYTGYSAYGNYADTSYPQRSYQGGESNQGTEYGPPRVGSVSPAPGTNGNNGGGGPKRGHTGSSSSSNNYHPYRR
- the LOC126922564 gene encoding heterogeneous nuclear ribonucleoprotein 27C-like isoform X4, with amino-acid sequence MRVKTEMDDDEKGKLFVGGLSWETTQENLQRYFGRYGEVIDCVVMKNSESGRSRGFGFVTFSDPANVPLVLQNGPHQLDGRTIDPKPCNPRTQQKPKRSGGFPKVFLGGLPSNVTETDLRSFFTRFGKVMEVVIMYDQEKKKSRGFGFLSFEDEDAVDRCVAEHFVNLNGKQVEIKRAEPRDSSSKMNDSHQGQWGPPQQGGPPMGMAGNMGPMGGPNGQMGGPMMGGPMGPPGNMMQQYQGWGTSPQTGGYAAGYTTQYNSQGWGAPPGPPQQQQIPPPPHHQWGSSYNVQPAAATQGYGSYGGPAAAASGGYGPTAGTGGAAGGGPGGSWNSWNMAQNGPPPGTQPPPQPPQPNSSQPNSNSNPSGPQGDMYSRQTTGSGAPGSSSSSAKTPDYTGYSAYGNYADTSYPQRSYQGGESNQGKWRNASTRVYKTEAPRKRWC
- the LOC126922564 gene encoding heterogeneous nuclear ribonucleoprotein 27C-like isoform X1, which gives rise to MRVKTEMDDDEKGKLFVGGLSWETTQENLQRYFGRYGEVIDCVVMKNSESGRSRGFGFVTFSDPANVPLVLQNGPHQLDGRTIDPKPCNPRTQQKPKRSGGFPKVFLGGLPSNVTETDLRSFFTRFGKVMEVVIMYDQEKKKSRGFGFLSFEDEDAVDRCVAEHFVNLNGKQVEIKRAEPRDSSSKMNDSHQGQWGPPQQGGPPMGMAGNMGPMGGPNGQMGGPMMGGPMGPPGNMMQQYQGWGTSPQTGGYAAGYTTQYNSQGWGAPPGPPQQQQIPPPPHHQWGSSYNVQPAAATQGYGSYGGPAAAASGGYGPTAGTGGAAGGGPGGSWNSWNMAQNGPPPGTQPPPQPPQPNSSQPNSNSNPSGPQGDMYSRQTTGSGAPGSSSSSAKTPDYTGYSAYGNYADTSYPQRSYQGGESNQGTEYGPPRVGSVSPAPGTNGNNGGGGPKRGHTGSSSSSNNYHPYRR
- the LOC126922564 gene encoding heterogeneous nuclear ribonucleoprotein 27C-like isoform X2, producing the protein MRVKTEMDDDEKGKLFVGGLSWETTQENLQRYFGRYGEVIDCVVMKNSESGRSRGFGFVTFSDPANVPLVLQNGPHQLDGRTIDPKPCNPRTQQKPKRSGGFPKVFLGGLPSNVTETDLRSFFTRFGKVMEVVIMYDQEKKKSRGFGFLSFEDEDAVDRCVAEHFVNLNGKQVEIKRAEPRDSSSKMNDSHQGQWGPPQQGGPPMGMAGNMGPMGGPNGQMGGPMMGGPMGPPGNMMQQYQGWGTSPQTGGYAAGYTTQYNSQGWGAPPGPPQQQQIPPPPHHQWGSSYNVQPAAATQGYGSYGGPAAAASGGYGPTAGTGGAAGGGPGGSWNSWNMAQNGPPPGTQPPPQPPQPNSSQPNSNSNPSGPQGDMYSRQTTGSGAPGSSSSSAKTPDYTGYSAYGNYADTSYPQRSYQGGESNQDNTPIPKFKNTESGSPTFIPNGDAAPGPQRFSLTQHTNYHPYRR